The Flavobacterium piscisymbiosum genome includes a region encoding these proteins:
- a CDS encoding LytR/AlgR family response regulator transcription factor has translation MRESKKCIIVDDEPAAHYVLANYIKQNPQLELVFQGYNGIEAMDYLRENPVDLMFLDINMPEISGMELLKILPTHPKTILTTAYSEFALESYDYGVIDYLLKPIYFPRFLKAIDRFFATESVKPKTEETVVNSVSVKVDGYLMDIELDQLLFAQSFGNYVKLYTTKRTYLASITTSELEKCLPEKNFMRIHKSYIVALDKIEATDKDFVVIKNEKLPVGITYKRELSDRLKK, from the coding sequence ATGAGAGAATCCAAAAAATGTATAATTGTCGATGATGAACCGGCAGCACATTATGTGTTAGCGAATTATATCAAACAAAATCCACAATTAGAGTTGGTTTTTCAGGGTTATAATGGGATCGAAGCTATGGATTATCTTCGTGAAAATCCTGTAGATTTGATGTTTTTGGATATTAATATGCCTGAGATTTCAGGAATGGAATTGTTGAAGATTCTTCCAACACATCCCAAAACAATTCTAACAACAGCTTATTCTGAATTTGCTCTCGAAAGTTATGATTACGGTGTAATTGATTATCTTTTGAAACCTATTTATTTTCCAAGGTTCTTAAAAGCAATTGATCGTTTTTTTGCTACCGAAAGTGTAAAACCCAAAACAGAAGAAACAGTCGTAAATTCTGTTAGTGTAAAAGTTGATGGTTATTTGATGGATATCGAATTAGATCAGCTTTTGTTTGCGCAGAGTTTTGGTAATTATGTGAAATTGTATACTACAAAAAGAACTTATCTGGCATCGATTACGACAAGTGAATTAGAGAAATGTTTACCGGAGAAAAATTTCATGCGCATTCATAAATCATATATTGTAGCGCTGGATAAAATTGAAGCAACAGACAAAGATTTTGTTGTGATAAAAAACGAAAAATTACCCGTTGGGATTACCTATAAAAGAGAATTATCTGATAGGTTAAAAAAATAA
- a CDS encoding sensor histidine kinase, whose amino-acid sequence MNKKFDNILDNKWWQEVAVVAFSFTIYTLKNDWMLFSSFTSILMGVFFYLVLYMHAQFNRFFLLPILFKTQRPITYIILTLFGVFVFSVVLYEITMLDMFSNCHLYQNSHQRSYAYQLASVLGTLVCILSPIIVFKFYRIHRKKTNETLLFNEMQLNSLKGQLNPHFLFNTFNTLYGISLEFPERTPDLIMKVSQLMRYQLESNSKKCVSLEDELEFINSYVQLEKERVGYRCEITYDFKIDNENAYKISPMLLIAFIENAFKHGTCAIEKCYVRIFITVEEGQLHLHVVNSIPTKKTDVVSTKIGLKNTIERLNLIYGKNYKLDIQDDKNTYIVDFKVQLKKFVE is encoded by the coding sequence ATGAATAAAAAATTTGATAACATATTGGATAACAAATGGTGGCAGGAAGTTGCCGTTGTTGCCTTTTCATTTACGATTTACACGTTAAAAAATGACTGGATGTTATTTAGTTCGTTTACTTCCATATTAATGGGCGTTTTTTTCTACTTGGTTTTATACATGCACGCACAATTCAATCGTTTCTTTCTTTTGCCCATCTTATTCAAAACCCAACGCCCTATAACTTATATCATTTTAACTCTTTTTGGCGTCTTTGTCTTTTCGGTCGTTTTATACGAGATCACCATGCTGGATATGTTTAGCAATTGTCATCTCTATCAAAACTCCCATCAACGGAGTTATGCGTATCAACTGGCAAGTGTTTTAGGAACTTTGGTTTGTATTTTAAGCCCGATTATTGTGTTTAAATTCTATAGGATTCACAGGAAAAAAACGAATGAAACCTTATTGTTTAATGAAATGCAATTGAACTCGCTGAAAGGACAACTAAATCCTCACTTTTTGTTCAATACCTTTAATACGCTTTACGGAATTAGTCTTGAATTTCCCGAAAGAACTCCGGATTTAATCATGAAAGTATCGCAGTTAATGCGTTATCAGTTAGAAAGTAATAGCAAAAAATGTGTTTCTCTTGAGGATGAACTGGAGTTTATAAACAGTTATGTCCAGCTCGAAAAAGAACGTGTTGGATATCGATGCGAAATAACATATGATTTTAAAATCGATAATGAAAATGCGTATAAGATTTCGCCGATGCTCTTGATTGCTTTTATCGAAAATGCCTTTAAACACGGAACCTGCGCGATTGAAAAATGTTATGTCAGGATTTTTATAACTGTCGAAGAAGGACAATTGCATCTTCATGTTGTCAATTCAATTCCTACAAAAAAAACAGATGTGGTTTCTACCAAAATTGGTTTAAAAAATACGATAGAACGTTTGAATTTGATTTACGGAAAAAATTATAAACTGGATATTCAGGACGATAAGAACACTTATATTGTAGATTTTAAAGTACAATTGAAAAAGTTTGTAGAATGA
- a CDS encoding TolC family protein, whose product MYFRKITLLVFLIFACGSYAQTLSLKEAIKTGLENYGSIKAKSNYTNASRETLKQSKRDYLPNLNLSAQQDYGTINGQNGALYGFNGLGTASSGPALPDQNWNSAFGALYLVNMNWDFFTFGKIQEKINLAKIDVQAKEKDLKQEEFQQEIKIAAAYLNLLASQRLLISQQKNLSRAEIFKKTAVARVKNGLLAGVDSTLATAEVSKAKISLNLAKNFVKEQNNKLVDLMGVAPQDFATDTLFVNDIPKEVLRRTATSDSLHPLLQFYKTKIDYSNQQVKLYKRFYYPTMSAFGVLQTRASGFNSDYITDQNSFNRNYWDGVNPDRTNYLVGIGISWNLTTPFRASKQVSAQKYVSQGLQEEYNQADRELKSQLKLADDKIQITLDNFAEAPIQVDAAKKAYLQKSTLYKNGLTDLTDITQTLYTLNRAEIDRDIVNNNVWQSFLLKVAATGNFDLFINEF is encoded by the coding sequence ATGTACTTCAGAAAAATTACTTTATTAGTTTTCTTGATTTTTGCTTGTGGTAGTTATGCACAAACCTTGTCTTTAAAAGAAGCCATTAAAACAGGTTTAGAAAACTACGGTTCCATCAAAGCAAAAAGCAATTACACCAATGCTTCACGCGAGACGCTCAAACAATCCAAGCGTGATTATCTGCCCAATCTTAATTTATCGGCACAACAGGATTACGGAACAATCAACGGGCAAAACGGTGCTTTGTACGGTTTTAATGGTTTAGGAACAGCTTCTTCCGGACCTGCATTGCCGGATCAAAACTGGAATTCAGCTTTTGGTGCCTTGTATCTGGTCAACATGAACTGGGATTTTTTCACCTTCGGAAAAATTCAGGAAAAAATCAATTTGGCTAAAATCGATGTTCAGGCCAAGGAAAAAGATTTGAAACAGGAAGAATTTCAACAGGAAATTAAAATTGCTGCTGCTTATTTGAATCTGCTTGCCAGCCAAAGATTACTGATTTCGCAACAAAAGAATTTAAGCCGCGCCGAAATTTTCAAGAAAACTGCCGTAGCCCGCGTTAAAAACGGATTATTGGCAGGAGTCGATTCTACATTGGCTACAGCCGAAGTTTCGAAAGCAAAGATCTCTTTGAATCTGGCTAAAAACTTCGTCAAGGAACAAAACAATAAATTAGTTGATTTGATGGGCGTTGCGCCTCAGGATTTCGCGACAGATACTTTGTTTGTAAACGATATCCCGAAAGAGGTTCTTAGAAGAACGGCAACTTCAGACAGTTTGCATCCTTTATTACAATTCTATAAAACGAAAATTGATTACAGCAATCAACAAGTAAAATTATACAAGCGTTTTTATTATCCAACTATGAGCGCATTTGGTGTTTTGCAAACACGTGCCTCAGGTTTTAATAGCGACTATATTACAGATCAGAATTCATTCAACAGAAATTACTGGGATGGCGTAAATCCGGATCGTACCAATTATTTGGTCGGAATTGGAATTAGCTGGAATTTGACTACTCCGTTTAGAGCGAGCAAACAAGTAAGTGCTCAAAAGTATGTTTCGCAAGGTTTACAGGAAGAGTACAACCAGGCCGACAGAGAATTAAAATCGCAATTGAAACTAGCCGACGATAAAATACAAATTACACTTGACAACTTTGCCGAAGCGCCAATTCAGGTCGATGCAGCCAAGAAAGCGTATTTGCAAAAATCGACTTTATACAAAAACGGTTTGACTGATCTTACAGATATTACTCAAACTTTATACACGCTAAATCGCGCCGAAATCGACCGAGATATCGTCAACAATAATGTGTGGCAATCGTTTTTGCTTAAAGTAGCAGCGACAGGCAATTTTGACTTATTTATAAATGAATTTTAA